The following proteins come from a genomic window of Geomonas sp. RF6:
- the purB gene encoding adenylosuccinate lyase, whose protein sequence is MIERYSRPEMTRIWEPENRYAKWLEIEIYACEAHAQMGRIPQDAVERIKSKASFDVARIDEIERTVKHDVIAFLTSVADYIGDDSRFVHLGLTSSDVLDTSFAMLLCEAADLIIDDVKRLMEVIKKRAFEHKMTPQMGRSHGIHAEPVTFGLKMALWYDEMKRNLKRLEAAREVIAYGKISGAVGTFANIDPQVEEYVCAKAGLKPAPCSTQVLQRDRHAEYFTTLAIVASSIEKFAVEIRHLQRTEVLEAEEFFSKGQKGSSAMPHKRNPVLSENLTGLARLVRGYADAAMENLALWHERDISHSSVERIIGPDATVTLDFMLNRAIGLIENLVVYPENMMKNLNLMRGLIFSQRVLLKLAEGGASREQAYALVQRNAMKVWEEGKDFQTELLNDAEVTSFISEEEIKDAFDMNYHLKHVDTIFTRVFGG, encoded by the coding sequence TTGATCGAACGTTACAGCCGTCCTGAAATGACCCGTATCTGGGAGCCCGAAAACCGTTACGCCAAGTGGCTGGAGATCGAGATCTACGCCTGCGAGGCCCACGCGCAGATGGGACGCATCCCGCAGGACGCCGTTGAGCGGATCAAGAGCAAGGCGAGCTTCGATGTCGCCCGCATCGACGAGATCGAGCGCACCGTCAAGCACGACGTCATCGCCTTCCTCACCTCCGTCGCCGACTACATAGGCGACGACTCCCGCTTCGTCCACCTCGGGCTCACCTCCTCCGACGTTCTCGACACCTCCTTCGCCATGCTCCTTTGCGAGGCGGCCGACCTCATCATCGACGACGTGAAGCGTCTCATGGAGGTCATCAAGAAGCGCGCATTCGAGCACAAGATGACCCCGCAGATGGGGCGCTCCCACGGTATCCACGCGGAGCCGGTCACCTTCGGCCTCAAGATGGCGCTCTGGTACGACGAGATGAAGCGCAACCTGAAGCGCCTGGAGGCGGCCCGCGAGGTCATCGCCTACGGCAAGATCTCCGGCGCGGTCGGCACCTTTGCCAACATCGACCCGCAGGTCGAGGAATACGTCTGCGCGAAGGCGGGGCTCAAGCCTGCTCCCTGCTCCACGCAGGTCCTGCAGCGCGACCGTCACGCGGAATACTTCACCACCCTCGCCATCGTCGCCTCCTCCATCGAGAAGTTCGCCGTGGAGATCCGCCACCTGCAGCGCACGGAGGTCCTGGAGGCTGAGGAATTCTTCTCCAAGGGGCAGAAGGGCTCTTCCGCGATGCCGCATAAGAGAAACCCGGTCCTCTCCGAGAACCTCACCGGTCTCGCCCGCCTCGTGCGCGGCTACGCCGATGCGGCGATGGAGAACCTGGCGCTCTGGCATGAGCGCGACATCTCCCACTCCTCCGTCGAGCGCATCATCGGCCCGGACGCCACCGTCACCCTCGACTTCATGCTGAACCGCGCCATCGGCCTCATCGAGAACCTGGTCGTCTACCCGGAAAACATGATGAAGAACCTGAACCTGATGCGCGGCCTCATCTTCTCCCAGCGGGTCCTCCTGAAGCTCGCCGAGGGGGGCGCTTCCCGCGAGCAGGCGTACGCTCTCGTGCAGAGAAACGCCATGAAGGTGTGGGAGGAGGGGAAGGACTTCCAGACCGAGCTCCTGAACGACGCCGAAGTCACCTCCTTCATCTCCGAGGAGGAGATCAAGGACGCCTTCGACATGAACTATCACCTGAAGCACGTTGACACCATCTTTACGAGGGTATTTGGTGGATAG
- a CDS encoding mechanosensitive ion channel family protein — MDRLLYYLRMTEEDGLFFFWTKEILIALGIFFLFFGLSRIVRTVLMHSAPRFAARLRLDEDGKVLGQITAPASLLVVCAGLYLAIRELPLSPKVHLVAGGALFVVNVIIITIIVTRITDEMLARFARRVGTDDLTLQLMPLAEKLVTIFLIGMALIITLKHFDYDILSLVTALGIGSLAIGLAAKDTLANMISGFTLMLDRPFRIGDTIKLAAGQTGDVIDIGLRSTRIKSPDNSYLIIPNSELCNTTIVNMAFPDIRTNGKVTLGVALDTDVESAKRLMVEAATALYPEVLADPAPNAFFVAFGESSISLSLIFWVASYRDLFGITDRINCAILKSFQENGITIPSARTVILEKEVKHAP; from the coding sequence GTGGATAGACTGCTGTACTATCTGAGGATGACCGAAGAGGACGGCCTCTTTTTCTTCTGGACGAAGGAGATCCTGATCGCTCTCGGGATCTTCTTCCTCTTCTTCGGACTCTCCAGAATCGTGCGGACGGTGCTGATGCACAGCGCCCCGAGATTCGCCGCACGGCTCAGGCTGGACGAGGACGGCAAGGTGCTGGGGCAGATCACTGCCCCGGCATCGCTCCTTGTCGTGTGCGCCGGGCTCTACCTCGCTATCAGGGAACTTCCCCTGTCGCCGAAGGTGCACCTCGTCGCCGGCGGCGCGCTCTTCGTGGTGAACGTCATCATCATCACGATCATCGTGACGCGCATCACGGACGAGATGCTCGCCCGCTTCGCCCGCCGGGTCGGAACCGACGATCTCACCCTCCAGCTCATGCCCCTCGCCGAGAAGCTGGTGACGATCTTCCTGATCGGCATGGCGCTCATCATCACCCTGAAGCACTTCGACTACGACATCCTCTCGCTGGTGACAGCCCTCGGGATCGGCTCCCTCGCCATCGGTCTCGCCGCCAAGGACACCTTGGCGAACATGATCTCCGGCTTCACCCTCATGCTGGACCGCCCCTTCAGGATCGGGGATACCATCAAGCTCGCCGCGGGGCAGACGGGGGACGTGATCGACATCGGCCTGCGCAGCACGCGGATCAAGAGCCCTGACAACTCCTACCTGATCATCCCGAACTCCGAGCTTTGCAACACCACGATCGTCAACATGGCCTTTCCCGATATACGGACAAACGGCAAAGTCACCCTGGGGGTAGCCCTCGACACCGATGTGGAGAGCGCCAAGCGTCTCATGGTGGAGGCCGCCACGGCCCTTTATCCCGAAGTACTGGCCGATCCCGCACCAAACGCCTTCTTCGTCGCCTTCGGGGAGTCTTCCATCTCCCTTTCCCTTATCTTCTGGGTCGCCAGCTACCGAGATCTCTTCGGTATCACCGACCGCATCAACTGCGCCATCCTCAAGAGCTTCCAGGAGAACGGCATAACCATACCGTCGGCCCGGACGGTCATTCTAGAAAAGGAAGTAAAACATGCCCCATAG
- the purL gene encoding phosphoribosylformylglycinamidine synthase subunit PurL, giving the protein MPHRIEIALKDGVRDPRGERIKREIEHFLNLPVNAVRTVDVYTVDVALSDEELAAVAAGPFCDPVIQDYKIDSPSASGFDYLVEVGFRPGVTDNVGRTAGEAISYLTGRPLQAGEGVYTSVQYLLSGGVSAADAEKIATGLLCNTLIQRYRIVDAKEFAAEGGIAPYVPKVTGETKAEVAVVNLEVSDDELMRISREGVLALTLDEMKIIQAHYRDPEVLAARQSLGLGAAPTDVELEALAQTWSEHCKHKIFSATVDYQDGTGKREEIKSLFKSFIQRTTADVRAALGDKDYCLSVFKDNAGVIRFNDDWSLVFKVETHNSPSALDPYGGALTGIVGVNRDPFGTGMGARLIFNTDVFCFADPFLKKELPKRLLHPRRIFEGVVEGVEHGGNKSGIPTVNGSIVFDERFAGKPLVFCGTAGIMPAKIGDQPAHEKKIVPGDLIVMTGGRIGKDGIHGATFSSEELSESSPVSAVQIGDPITQKRMFDFLIRARDKKLYRFITDNGAGGLSSSIGEMSGECNGCDLDLSRAPLKYPGLAPWEILISEAQERMSLAVPPEQIDEFLEMAKRFGVEATVLGTFTDSGIFHIRYGEKTVAYLPLAFMHAGLPPMQIPAVWEAPVHEEPQIEPAQDYTADLTALLSSLNICSKESVVRRYDHEVQGGSVVKPFTGVTNDGPSDAAVVRPILDSFEAVVVGHGIAPRYSDIDAYHMAANSIDEGLRNYVAVGGSLDLVAGLDNFCWCDPVLSERTPDGPYKMAQLVRANQALYDYCTAFSMPLISGKDSMKNDFYDGNVKISIPPTLLFSVIGKMEDARLAVTMDVKKAGDAVYLLGATADELGGSEYLAAKGYVGNSVPKVDAQAALATYRAYSEALKKGLVASCHDLSDGGLAVAAAESAFAGGFGMSLDLGKVAFSGEGKSDAVLLFSESASRLLVTVRPEKAAAFEAELAGTTFARIGEVTDGSTLEISGLGGAKVVNAELSTLKDAWQAPLREL; this is encoded by the coding sequence ATGCCCCATAGGATTGAAATCGCCCTGAAGGACGGGGTTCGCGACCCGCGCGGGGAGCGGATCAAGAGGGAGATCGAGCATTTCCTTAACCTGCCTGTCAACGCCGTACGCACCGTCGATGTCTACACGGTCGATGTAGCCTTGAGCGACGAGGAGCTCGCAGCCGTCGCCGCCGGTCCTTTCTGCGACCCGGTCATCCAGGACTACAAGATAGACTCCCCGAGCGCCTCCGGGTTTGACTACCTGGTCGAGGTCGGCTTCCGCCCCGGCGTCACCGACAACGTCGGCCGCACCGCTGGCGAGGCGATCTCCTACCTCACCGGCCGCCCGCTGCAGGCAGGGGAGGGGGTGTACACCTCCGTGCAGTATCTCCTCTCCGGCGGCGTCTCCGCGGCCGACGCAGAAAAGATCGCCACGGGGCTTCTGTGCAACACCCTCATCCAGCGCTACCGCATCGTCGATGCGAAGGAGTTCGCTGCCGAGGGTGGCATCGCCCCTTACGTGCCGAAGGTGACCGGAGAGACGAAGGCCGAGGTCGCCGTGGTGAACCTCGAGGTGAGCGACGATGAGCTCATGCGCATCTCCAGGGAAGGGGTGCTTGCCCTCACCCTGGACGAGATGAAGATCATCCAGGCGCACTACCGCGACCCGGAGGTCCTCGCCGCCCGCCAGTCCCTCGGACTCGGCGCCGCGCCGACCGACGTGGAGCTGGAGGCGCTGGCCCAGACCTGGTCCGAGCACTGCAAGCACAAGATCTTTTCCGCGACCGTCGACTACCAGGACGGCACCGGCAAGAGAGAAGAGATCAAGTCCCTCTTCAAGAGCTTCATCCAGAGGACTACCGCCGACGTGCGCGCCGCGCTGGGGGACAAGGACTACTGCCTCTCCGTCTTCAAGGACAACGCTGGCGTCATCCGCTTCAACGACGACTGGTCCCTCGTTTTCAAGGTGGAGACGCACAACTCCCCCTCGGCGCTCGACCCGTACGGCGGGGCACTCACCGGGATCGTCGGCGTGAACCGCGACCCGTTCGGCACCGGGATGGGAGCACGACTGATCTTCAACACCGACGTCTTCTGCTTTGCCGATCCCTTCCTGAAGAAGGAGCTCCCGAAGCGCCTGCTCCATCCGCGCCGCATCTTTGAAGGGGTGGTTGAAGGTGTGGAGCACGGCGGGAACAAGAGCGGGATCCCCACGGTGAACGGCTCCATCGTCTTCGACGAGCGCTTCGCAGGGAAGCCCCTGGTCTTTTGCGGCACCGCCGGGATCATGCCGGCGAAGATCGGCGACCAGCCGGCGCACGAGAAGAAGATCGTCCCGGGCGACCTCATCGTCATGACCGGCGGCAGGATCGGGAAGGACGGCATCCACGGCGCGACCTTCTCCTCGGAGGAGCTCTCCGAGAGCTCACCGGTTTCCGCGGTGCAGATCGGCGACCCGATCACCCAGAAGAGGATGTTCGACTTCCTCATCAGGGCGCGCGACAAGAAGCTGTACCGCTTCATCACCGACAACGGGGCAGGGGGGCTCTCCTCCTCCATCGGCGAGATGTCCGGGGAGTGCAACGGCTGCGACCTCGACCTCTCCCGCGCACCTCTCAAGTACCCGGGTCTCGCTCCCTGGGAGATCCTGATTTCCGAGGCGCAGGAGCGCATGAGTCTCGCGGTTCCGCCCGAGCAGATCGACGAGTTCCTGGAGATGGCGAAGCGCTTCGGCGTGGAGGCGACTGTCCTCGGGACCTTCACCGATTCCGGCATCTTCCACATCCGCTACGGCGAGAAAACCGTCGCCTACCTTCCCCTTGCCTTCATGCATGCGGGGCTTCCGCCGATGCAGATTCCGGCGGTCTGGGAAGCGCCGGTCCACGAGGAGCCGCAGATCGAGCCGGCACAGGACTACACAGCCGATCTCACGGCGCTCCTCTCTTCTCTGAACATCTGCTCCAAGGAGAGCGTGGTGCGCCGCTACGACCACGAGGTACAGGGCGGGAGCGTGGTGAAGCCGTTCACCGGCGTCACCAACGACGGTCCTTCCGACGCCGCTGTCGTCCGCCCGATCCTCGACTCCTTCGAGGCGGTCGTCGTCGGCCACGGCATCGCGCCGCGCTACAGCGACATCGACGCGTACCACATGGCGGCGAACTCCATCGACGAGGGGCTTAGGAACTATGTCGCCGTCGGCGGCTCTCTCGATCTCGTCGCCGGCCTGGACAACTTCTGCTGGTGCGATCCGGTCCTTTCCGAGCGCACCCCGGACGGGCCGTACAAGATGGCGCAGCTCGTGCGCGCCAACCAGGCGCTCTACGACTACTGCACCGCCTTCTCCATGCCGCTCATCTCCGGGAAGGACTCCATGAAGAACGACTTCTACGACGGCAACGTGAAGATCTCCATCCCGCCGACCCTTCTTTTCTCGGTCATCGGCAAGATGGAGGACGCCCGTCTCGCGGTCACCATGGACGTGAAGAAAGCTGGCGACGCCGTGTACCTCCTCGGGGCCACCGCGGACGAGCTCGGTGGCTCCGAGTACCTCGCAGCGAAGGGGTACGTGGGGAACTCCGTGCCGAAGGTCGACGCGCAGGCAGCACTCGCTACCTACCGCGCCTACAGCGAGGCTCTGAAGAAGGGGCTGGTGGCTTCCTGCCACGACCTCTCCGACGGCGGTCTCGCAGTGGCAGCAGCCGAGTCCGCTTTTGCCGGCGGCTTCGGCATGAGCCTCGACCTCGGGAAGGTTGCATTCAGCGGTGAAGGGAAGAGCGACGCGGTACTCCTCTTCTCCGAGTCCGCCTCCAGGCTTCTGGTCACCGTCCGTCCCGAGAAGGCGGCGGCATTCGAGGCTGAACTCGCCGGGACGACCTTTGCAAGGATCGGCGAGGTAACCGACGGGAGCACGCTGGAAATTTCCGGCCTCGGCGGCGCGAAGGTAGTGAACGCGGAGCTTTCTACGCTGAAGGATGCATGGCAGGCGCCGCTCCGGGAACTCTAA
- the gap gene encoding type I glyceraldehyde-3-phosphate dehydrogenase: protein MALRVAINGFGRIGRSALRAAATERDIEFVAINDLTNATTLAHLLKYDSVHGTYPGEVAARGDELIVNDRPIKIFAIRNPAELPWKDQKIDVVIESTGLFTSKEKAAQHLTAGAAKVVISAPATDPDITIVMGVNHNAYSKANHHIISNASCTTNCLAPVAKVLHDNFGIVKGLVTTVHSYTNDQSILDLPHKDLRRARAAALSMIPTTTGAAKAVSLVLPELKGKLDGMAIRVPTPNVSVVDLVCTLSKPADAQQINGALKAASDGALKNILGFCEEPLVSIDFNGNKLSSIVDAPSTKVIDGDMVKVISWYDNETGFSNRLIDLMKILL from the coding sequence ATGGCATTGAGAGTAGCGATCAACGGCTTTGGCAGGATTGGGCGCTCTGCATTGCGGGCTGCTGCCACCGAGCGGGACATTGAGTTTGTCGCCATAAACGACCTTACCAATGCGACCACTTTGGCCCACCTCTTAAAGTACGACTCCGTTCATGGGACGTATCCGGGGGAAGTCGCCGCCAGAGGTGACGAGCTCATCGTGAACGACCGTCCGATCAAGATCTTCGCCATCCGCAATCCTGCGGAACTGCCGTGGAAGGACCAGAAGATCGATGTGGTTATCGAATCGACCGGTCTTTTCACCTCGAAAGAGAAGGCAGCGCAGCATCTGACTGCAGGGGCGGCGAAGGTTGTCATTTCCGCTCCGGCCACCGATCCGGACATCACCATCGTCATGGGCGTAAACCACAACGCCTACAGCAAGGCGAACCACCACATCATCTCCAACGCCTCCTGCACGACGAACTGCCTCGCACCGGTAGCGAAGGTGCTGCACGACAACTTCGGCATCGTGAAGGGTCTCGTGACGACGGTGCATTCCTACACGAACGACCAGAGCATCCTCGACCTGCCGCACAAGGACCTGCGCCGTGCCCGCGCCGCAGCGCTTTCCATGATCCCCACGACCACAGGCGCCGCAAAGGCGGTTTCCCTCGTTCTCCCGGAACTGAAGGGGAAACTGGACGGCATGGCGATCAGGGTCCCGACCCCCAACGTCTCCGTCGTCGACCTCGTATGCACCCTCAGCAAGCCGGCCGATGCGCAGCAGATAAATGGCGCGCTGAAGGCCGCCTCCGACGGGGCGCTGAAGAACATCCTCGGCTTCTGCGAAGAGCCCCTCGTCTCCATCGACTTCAACGGAAACAAGTTATCCTCCATAGTCGACGCCCCTTCCACGAAGGTCATCGACGGGGACATGGTGAAGGTGATCTCCTGGTACGACAACGAGACAGGGTTCTCCAACAGGCTCATCGACCTCATGAAGATCCTCCTGTAG
- a CDS encoding MBL fold metallo-hydrolase has translation MRLCLLASGSKGNSLFLETDSCRLLVDAGLSARETQSRLAAIGVSSSDLDGVLITHEHTDHTSGAGALARRLKIPLLMTGATYRAAQHTVKKVDLIEFEPGNSFTFKGVSIDPFPVTHDACDPCGFVVESGEGKIGFATDLGVATRLAQLKLKECRALVLEFNHDERMLQDGPYPWHLKQRIRSRHGHLSNAEGAALLEELLHDGLEGVFLSHLSETNNLPELALAAATNLLSGQNVCSPEVFVGSQGVPSGVLDI, from the coding sequence ATGCGGCTTTGCCTTCTGGCGAGCGGCAGCAAGGGGAATTCCCTTTTCCTTGAAACCGATTCCTGCCGCCTCCTGGTCGACGCCGGACTCTCCGCCCGGGAGACGCAGTCGCGCCTTGCCGCCATCGGGGTCTCCTCCTCCGATCTGGATGGCGTCCTCATCACCCACGAACACACCGACCACACCAGCGGAGCGGGGGCTCTGGCCCGTCGCCTGAAGATCCCCCTCCTGATGACCGGCGCCACCTACCGGGCAGCGCAGCACACCGTGAAGAAGGTCGACCTGATCGAATTCGAACCGGGAAACTCGTTCACCTTCAAGGGTGTTTCCATCGATCCCTTTCCGGTCACTCACGACGCCTGCGATCCGTGCGGCTTTGTGGTGGAGAGCGGCGAGGGGAAGATCGGTTTTGCCACCGACCTCGGCGTCGCCACGCGACTCGCGCAGCTGAAGCTGAAAGAGTGCCGCGCCCTCGTCCTCGAGTTCAACCACGACGAAAGGATGCTCCAGGACGGGCCGTACCCCTGGCATCTGAAGCAGCGCATCCGCTCGCGCCACGGGCATCTTTCCAACGCCGAAGGGGCCGCCCTCCTGGAGGAGCTCCTGCACGACGGGCTTGAGGGGGTTTTTCTCTCCCATCTTTCCGAGACGAACAACCTCCCGGAGCTGGCGCTTGCCGCGGCGACGAACCTGCTGTCCGGGCAGAACGTGTGCTCGCCGGAGGTCTTCGTGGGGAGCCAGGGAGTCCCGAGCGGGGTACTCGACATCTAG
- a CDS encoding phosphoribosylformylglycinamidine synthase subunit PurQ — protein MTIAKALVITGNGTNCENEAAHACRLGGFDEARIAHISELMSGEVRLDDYHFLNLTGGFLDGDDLGSAKAQAHRLRHAVVEGKSERLIDQFLRFIEDGKLILGVCNGFQLLVKMGMLPAIGGDYLKQSATLTYNANGRFQDRWCYLKCDTASPSLYTAGIEKGIYLPIRHGEGKFLVDCEATLEKIETGHLSCLKYSDKEYDAPTMEFPENPNGSTNAIAGICDETGRVMGLMPHPEAFVHRTQHPRWTREELPEAGDGLIFFKNAADYVKKHF, from the coding sequence ATGACAATAGCAAAAGCGCTGGTCATAACGGGAAACGGCACCAACTGCGAGAACGAGGCGGCGCACGCCTGCCGGCTCGGCGGCTTCGACGAGGCCCGCATCGCACACATCTCCGAGCTCATGTCCGGTGAAGTGCGGCTCGACGACTACCACTTTCTGAACCTTACCGGCGGCTTCCTGGACGGCGACGACCTCGGAAGCGCAAAGGCACAGGCGCACCGTCTGCGCCACGCTGTCGTGGAAGGGAAGTCCGAGCGCCTCATCGACCAGTTTCTGCGCTTCATCGAGGACGGGAAGCTCATCCTCGGCGTATGCAACGGCTTCCAGCTCCTGGTGAAGATGGGAATGCTCCCCGCCATCGGCGGGGACTACCTGAAGCAGAGCGCGACCCTTACCTACAACGCGAACGGCAGGTTCCAGGACCGCTGGTGCTACCTGAAGTGCGACACCGCCTCCCCGTCCCTCTATACAGCCGGGATCGAGAAGGGGATCTACCTCCCGATCCGGCACGGCGAAGGAAAATTCCTCGTCGATTGCGAGGCGACGCTGGAAAAGATTGAAACCGGGCACCTTTCTTGTCTAAAATACTCTGACAAGGAATACGACGCTCCCACCATGGAGTTCCCCGAAAATCCCAACGGCTCTACCAACGCCATCGCAGGTATCTGCGACGAAACAGGCCGCGTCATGGGGCTCATGCCGCACCCGGAAGCATTCGTGCACCGCACACAGCACCCGCGCTGGACGAGGGAAGAGCTCCCCGAGGCAGGCGACGGTCTCATCTTCTTCAAGAATGCAGCAGACTACGTAAAGAAGCACTTTTAG
- a CDS encoding ATP-binding protein, giving the protein MKMTLERRIILFSFLILFLTISASAGLDIMAVKTDYVDSLNLRTQSLARAVKGNIEKVLNLGVDLKDMSGVSDKCRETIEGNPDIAYCVITDQHGEPLHANDPRFLAFPRTAVQSLSVFRSQLAIRVDGRELRFYDTSVPIVMPEGRPVAFVHVGFQESVVTGKVWGMIYRTASLLFLSLVVAFSLVVFFVKKYVMRPISTLLSGVKQISEGAFDTQIGEVQVFEFNELARNVNIMSQFLQNRDTEIKKNYEDMQHTLVELHDSYSRLESLSADLERSEELYKRLMEDSSDAIVVLGAEDSVRMVNKMAEEFFGYSAKELIGLPLTKMLLLLNISNIPKFQRIFKDAAAGAHVAQEMQLVKKGGGVMVAMLHATRIRSGSEELVQAIFRDVTREREIIVNLEKSSADLARLNRMKDSFLGLASHELKTPLTIIMGYSELICTDMADKVDKTVLEMVLNIANAASRLDNIIKDMVDVSMIDEKRLQLKMEDVQLNRLIEGAVNELRFFFSMRKQEVVLTLDESIPSIRGDALRLMQLLSNILGNAIKFTPDGGKITVSSSAKYLLRGLPGNQGATGKEHHLFLEIAVTDTGIGIDREDQLRIFDKFYEVGNIQEHSSGKVAFKAKGAGLGLSIAKGIVDMHGGEIWVESTGYSPERMPGSTFHILLPLNPNLGDSTVDYTKLLG; this is encoded by the coding sequence ATGAAGATGACCCTTGAAAGACGAATCATCTTATTCTCCTTCCTCATCCTCTTTCTGACCATATCCGCCAGTGCCGGCCTCGATATCATGGCCGTCAAGACGGACTACGTCGACTCCCTCAATCTGCGCACGCAGAGTCTTGCGAGGGCGGTAAAGGGGAATATCGAGAAGGTGCTGAACCTCGGGGTCGATCTGAAGGACATGTCCGGGGTCTCGGACAAGTGCCGGGAGACGATCGAGGGGAATCCCGACATCGCCTACTGCGTCATCACGGACCAGCACGGCGAGCCCCTTCACGCCAACGATCCACGCTTTCTCGCATTCCCCCGCACCGCCGTGCAAAGCCTCAGCGTCTTCCGCTCCCAGCTCGCTATCCGCGTCGACGGCAGGGAGCTCAGGTTTTACGACACCTCCGTCCCGATCGTGATGCCGGAGGGGCGCCCGGTCGCCTTCGTGCATGTCGGCTTCCAGGAGTCGGTGGTCACCGGGAAGGTGTGGGGGATGATCTACCGCACCGCGTCCCTTCTCTTCCTCTCCCTCGTGGTTGCCTTCTCCCTCGTCGTCTTCTTCGTGAAGAAGTACGTCATGCGCCCGATCTCCACCCTCTTGAGCGGTGTGAAGCAGATCTCGGAAGGGGCCTTCGACACCCAGATAGGGGAGGTGCAGGTTTTCGAGTTCAACGAGCTGGCCCGCAACGTGAACATCATGAGCCAGTTCCTGCAAAACCGCGATACGGAGATAAAGAAGAATTATGAGGACATGCAGCACACACTCGTGGAGCTGCACGATTCCTACAGCAGGCTGGAGAGCCTCTCCGCCGATCTCGAGCGTTCCGAGGAGCTGTACAAGAGACTGATGGAGGACTCAAGCGACGCCATCGTCGTCCTTGGCGCGGAAGACTCGGTGCGCATGGTGAACAAGATGGCGGAGGAGTTCTTCGGCTACAGCGCGAAGGAGCTCATAGGTCTGCCGCTGACAAAGATGCTCCTCCTCCTGAACATCAGCAACATCCCGAAGTTCCAGCGCATCTTCAAAGACGCCGCGGCAGGCGCCCACGTAGCCCAGGAGATGCAGCTCGTCAAGAAGGGTGGGGGGGTAATGGTGGCGATGCTGCACGCGACCCGCATCAGGAGCGGCAGTGAGGAGCTCGTGCAGGCGATCTTCCGCGACGTCACCCGCGAGCGCGAGATCATCGTGAACCTGGAGAAGAGCTCCGCCGACCTTGCCAGGCTGAACCGGATGAAGGACTCCTTCCTGGGTCTTGCCTCCCACGAGCTGAAGACCCCGCTCACCATCATCATGGGATACTCCGAGCTCATCTGCACCGACATGGCCGACAAGGTGGACAAGACTGTGCTGGAGATGGTGCTGAACATCGCCAACGCCGCCTCGCGTCTGGACAACATCATCAAGGACATGGTGGACGTCTCCATGATCGACGAGAAGCGGCTGCAGCTCAAAATGGAGGACGTCCAGCTGAACCGCCTCATCGAGGGGGCGGTCAACGAACTGCGCTTCTTCTTCTCCATGCGCAAGCAGGAGGTCGTCCTCACCCTCGACGAATCGATCCCCTCCATCCGCGGCGACGCCTTGAGGCTCATGCAGCTTCTCTCCAATATCCTCGGCAACGCCATCAAGTTCACACCGGACGGCGGGAAGATCACCGTCTCCAGTTCCGCGAAGTACCTCCTGCGCGGCCTGCCGGGGAACCAGGGTGCCACCGGGAAGGAGCACCATCTCTTTCTGGAGATCGCCGTCACCGACACCGGGATCGGCATCGACCGGGAGGACCAGCTGCGCATCTTCGACAAGTTCTACGAGGTCGGAAACATCCAGGAGCACAGCTCGGGGAAGGTCGCCTTCAAGGCGAAGGGGGCGGGGCTCGGCCTCTCCATCGCGAAGGGGATCGTGGACATGCACGGCGGGGAGATCTGGGTGGAGAGCACAGGGTACAGCCCGGAGCGGATGCCCGGCTCCACCTTCCACATCCTTTTGCCGCTCAACCCGAACCTCGGGGACTCCACCGTCGACTACACGAAGCTGCTCGGTTAA